acacactccgacGCTCCGCCGCGCTCTCCTCTCCCGGTCGAACTTGttctctcctccactcactcgctcacccagtcagatttttttttcaatggtgGCTTTTGTCCCTTTCATCTCCTGCTAAACAAAGGATTCTTGTGCACACATGgacagggggaaggagaggaagagatccTGACCTTGAGTGTGGTTTGTCCAGTGGGCGCGGGGGTCATTGTCCAAGAGAGGGAATCCGTCAGCATCAGTGTCAGAGAGACGCTTCACAATCTTCGCCTTTGGCTCCACGGAGATTGATAAAACGTACTTATGGTGACATTCGTGAGCACTCGAGAGGCATTCGATGAGTTGAATATGACACCATAACGTAGTAGCAAAcagataaaatgtttaaaggtACCGTATTATTTCACAATCTCCCTATATTGTCATTCAGTATCAGTTAAGTAGCCTCCGCCACTTGTTGTTGCTCCCCTGAGCCTGCCAATAATTCCATTTAATCACTTTATATCACCTTTATTTACACACAATAACTGTTGATATCGACATCCTGTAGTTATAGATTCGCCCACTGTACACGATACCTGCCTAGCAACAAACTACAGCTATGGGAACATAATGGAGTAATTGGCTGATAAAGAGCCAAAAACTGGAGCCGTGTCCCAATTGAAGGGCCCCATCCTTCGTCGTTTAGGGGGAATGATTATTGGACTCAGTTTGCCAGAAACATATTGAAAAAGATGCTAaagttgctgtgtgtgtgctgaatgtGTAAATAGGCCATGCAAGTTTTGCCACTGTGTATTTGTATGGTGATTCTATATGGATGTAGACTCTCCGTCCGGAAAAGCGAAACTttgttctctggaatgaccagcagagggcgactccactggttgtagAAAGAAGTTATGTGAAAATGACTCACTTGATTTGTAGAATCAGTcgaaacattttcctgagaagtttatggttcaatcattagtttcaagtcttcctcaaAGTTCACATGGTGAATTATGGTTCCAttgagagtaaaatagacgataaagcattggggcatggataccgtgtgattgacagctagtaccgtccaatgggagCAGGtggcaggtgtaggtggatgtttGCGATGTCCTTGAACTCCCACACCCGGCTCCTACAAAGATGGCGCTGGCTAAAACAGCAGTTCATAAACCACTTCTTCAATGTGTAAGGTCTTCGCTTTGCAAACCAAAGGTTCCTTTGAGCAGTAAATTGTATTGCATTTGTGTTCGAACCGCTCAAACGGCCTAGATGTCTAttacacaagtgtgtgtttactgtatgtgtaggCAGGAGCTCCTCGGGGGTTCAGAGTTCAGCCCCGGGATGGACCGGGCCAATCACATGGGCCTCCTCTTGACCCCACCTCCCTccgctctctccccctccacatcTTAGTATTCAGAGCACAGACATCAACACAGATCCCCATTCATTCACTCACAGTGTGAGCTCCggcacagggagagagaggcgagagagGGGTCGAAAAGACAGAGCGTATCACATCGCCTCGGTTCttggtcttttgtttttgtcgctttgtttaaaaaaaaaaagtttggttaTAGTCGCCGCGGAAAAGCAGAGGCAGACTGAGACAAAAAGCCTTGTTTAGCAAGCGGCGAGCGGTAGCATgagtgaaggaaagaaaaagaaggacgaggagagagagagaaaccggCCGAGGGTGAATCTGTTGAGAGTGGACGACCCGTGTCCATGGCACCCAGGGGTGGGGCGGGAGACTTCTCATTCAATAATATACTGCTGGCACTACGACGTCTCACCACATGACACCACCATCCTCACAGGCATTCATTTGCCACTTGAGGAACGCTGTAGTTGTACGGTACTATGTGGACGCGGGGATGAACCTTAGACTCCTATTCGAACGTTGGAACGTTGAATTCAGAAACCACATGTGTGGGTGTGCAACGTCCTCCGCTGTTCCACAGGTGCTTTTTCAAATGAACCTGGCTGCAGGGATTCGCTCCACAAGAGCATCAGCGATCTCAAGCGCTCATGTTGGCCGATGTGGCCTGGTTTGCAGTCTGCGCTCCAGTTCATCCCAAAAAAGGGTGTAGGATGTCCGGCTAGTTAAGCTCTTACGCACCAAACTAGGTCTAACTTTGTATCAATGGATTGTGTGTGGTAGCATTGAGGTCTTCCTTAATTTCAGCCTCACACAAACCGTGGGGAAACAACCCCATGTCATTAATTCACCAAAGCAGACaacttcacacaaaaaaaagtctctaaAAGTCATGCAGCTCTGATGATCAGAACCTTCAAATCGTCCCCCAAAATATCCTATCCCTTTTGTAGAAGAAGCTCTGCATGTGCTCCAAATGCCGCACACTCGAGGTGTCTGTTCAAGTAAAAACAAGCCATAAAGAGTGTGAAAACCAGCTGTCAGCAAATTGGAGGCGGGCGATCGACCAGTGGAAGATCTCTGTATCTTTGATTCAAGTTCAAAGACGCCTGTAAAGTAAGGGTGAACAGTGTCCCCCTCATCTGAATTCAGTGGCCGTCTTGTGCAACCGACCAACCAGCACGATCGcgcttttaatgtgaaagagCTGAAAGggggggcttttattttgacaaggCCAGCTGCCTCCAGTGAAAGGGGAAAGGCTCTTAAGTGGACCACCGTGGAAAGGCCACAACACTGTCCAGCGGGGAAAAATAATCCCCTACCTCGTCGCCATCGCCCTCTCCTCCCGAATGTTCCACTCTGTCATTTTGCTCATTCATGTGAATATCAAATGTCCGTCTTCTCTTGCACACATTGTGCACCGTTTCATCTGAAATCCCCTGCTGTTCACTCCATGTAACACTGTGCCAAATTCTTGCCATCTTACGCAGAGCCTACATTTTACCCACTTTCTCCAACCCCTCGCAGCGCCAACCATGACCTCGgccactcccccctcctcagaGGACTCCTCCCCGCAGAAGGTGTGCCACTCCCAGACGCAGACGGACATCACCAAGCCCCTGCTGGGCTCCACAGGGCCGCCCGGAGGTGCAGGTGCTGGTGCAGGTGGGGGAGGTGGGACGGGACCTGGGGGGCCGTGTGCTCTGCGACGGAGGCGCCGCGTCCTCTCCAAAGACGGACGCAGCAATGTGCGCATCGAGCACATAAGCGGGCGGGGGGCACTGTACCTCCGCGACCTCTGGACAACCTTTCTGGACATGCAGTGGCGCTACaagttcttcctcttctctgccaCCTTCGCTGGGACCTGGTTCGTGTTCGGGGTGCTTTGGTACCTGGTGGCGTTGGTACACGGAGACCTACTGGGTAAGGAGGAGCGGCTGTTGGAGGATAAAAGGGTTTTTTTAGTGCAGAGAGTGTGGAAGTGACTGAAAGACAGAGTCTCGAGGCCAATTGTCTCACTTAGAACCTTTATTAACCTCTATTAGGAGCCGGTAGAACATCTGTGCAACCTGCCCCaacctctcttctcccctcaaACAATGATGTCCTCTAACTGacacaaaaaatgtgacatGCAAGGACACaagtcatttttgtgtgtgaatgaatagACAATGAAGGATACATGGGAGAACGGTTTGTCAGAgcatgagaaagagaaagatctCGCATTGAGAGAGGGACAAAATGTTCCTTGGTAATTTGTTTGTACGCCCGAAATGCAAGTCCTTCTGCCGTGCCTCCCTTCTTCCCCGCCAGAGTTCGACCCCCCCTCCAACCACACGCCATGCGTAATGGAGGTCAAGACCCTGACGGGcgccttcctcttctctctggagTCTCAGACCACGATTGGCTACGGTTTCCGGTGCATCACAGAGGAGTGTCCCGCTGCCATCATCCTGCTCATCTTTCAGCTGGTCATCACCATGGTGATGGAGATCTTCATCACCGGCACCTTCCTTGCGAAGGTAGGTTCGTTTCTAGGCCTTAGTTTGgagcaaaacactgaaaatcTTTGATTTGTAGCTTTCAGTAATCAAAGACAATAATTGCTGGGTTCAGCAAAGTAAACACGTTCTTTGACTGAATACACTTTATAGATATGTTTCCTTAAAAGTAACTTTACAGTAATACCTTTGCCGGTTTCTTTGGGTAATTTTGGACAGTCAGTCAGGGACATTGCAGTTAACAGCTGTTTCCTCAAAGCCCCTCCTCCGATTATATGTTCTTCCAAGTCGCATTAGAACTATCAGTATTTTAGAAATCAACTTGTAAGTTATCAGTTATGCTTACAGATCAACACCACGTTGATTACTGTCGCTCTTACCTGTCAAAAGCAGAGATTTCTCAACAGTTTCCTCCTCATTTTTAGTCTAAcgtactttttttaaatgcctgtaatttcactcttcctcctcttcttttcttgtaTCTACGTGTTTTCTTGAACAGAGAAAGAGTCCTGTAGATGATTACTGAAGTTTATGCGATATTTCCCTCCACCTGCAGGTCGCCCGTCCCAAGAAGAGAGGCGAGACAGTGAAGTTTAGtcaacatgctgttgtgtccaACTACGAGGGTCACCCCTGCCTCATGATCCGAGTTGCCAACATGCGTAAGAGCCTGCTGTTAGGATGCCAGGTAATGAGACATAAGCAACTTTTATGTACGGTAGACAGGATGTGTTTCCGcctccgtgtccgtgtgtgtgtgtgtgtgtgtgtgtgcgtgtgcgtgcgtgtgtgtgtgtgtgtggacaaagtAGATCATACAAATAGTCAATAAATGCATGGTcccaaaaactatttttttttaaattattccaTCGCATCATATAATATGAAAAGTGACATCATGAGGAAGTcacaaagaagtcagaaaaCATGACAGGACTATGGACAAGCTTAAGCTTATATAGATTGAAAAGAtaatgatatatacatatataatacgaaaagcatatataaatatgatcatatgttaggaatgatgtcatcatgacatcactgtgaggTCAAAAATGACATTATACAGTGGCCTTATTACAATGAAAACGTTAGCATTGCCTGACATTTGCATATGTTTTCATGATTTTATCCCGTTTAGAGCTCACATGTGTTCCCCCCCATACAGATAAGATTGTATTTTGATACACCTTACTCTCATGGCCTTGCTGGAATGAACTATATTAACGACTCATACATTGACCGAATATGTCATTGCTCCGAGAACACCTGATGGGAGATATTGGCCATTTCGGGTATTAAACCTGGGGCCTTTTGGTTACAGGATGCCTTCTGCAACCTCTTGGCTACATTTACTGACTCCATCTTGGCTCCCAGGTGACGGGGAAGCTGCTACAGACGTCTCTGACCAAGGAGGGCGAGACGGTGCGGCTGGACCAGCGCAATGTGCCTTTTCAGGTGGACACGTCCAGCGACAgccccttcctcatcatcccccTGACCTTCTACCACATCATTGACGACAACAGCCCCCTGAGAAACTGGGCAGCAAAGGGTACATATCATACTTTGAGTCAAGTTGTAAAGCAGCTCTCCTAAAACAAATGTCCAAACGAAACCCACCACTCAGCCTGGTCTCGTTTGTGACTCTCTGGGATTGAGAACGACTGAATGTGCCTATGTACCGTATGTAGGTGTGTTGGTATTCACGGTCATGTGCTGCGTGCTTGGCTGCCTCTCGCCGTCCCGATGTTGGCCTGGATTGGCACGGGAGGAGAGGGTTTTCTCCAGGCCggaatgtgtgtgagagcgatCGCCAGAGACACCCCTCATTAGAGCACAATGCCGCACAGTCTGGGTTGCTGACACGAAGCCCGCGCAGATCCACTTACACCACTCAGACCTCTCAGCGCTGGAGGCTTCGGAGGCCTCGGGCGCTGAACGTTGCCCCGTTTAAACTCCCCGTGGATCCTCTCATTCCCTTCCTCGACCTCACTTGACtcgtttttcttcatttgttacCGTCATTGAATTCCCTCTTCTCACTTTACCCTTTAGCTCTTTGGCTTGTTAACTGTGAGTCGTCACTACCGCCCCTTCAGTTTCAGCCCTTTCAGTCAGGATTATCCTCTTTGTAGTGAATCTTGAACTTCCGGTTCTTTTAACTCTCAGAGATGATATCACAGCACACATAATACAGGCCCTGGTGCTGCAGTGCCCACTGACGGTCGCCAGGTACCGATTGTTGCTTCATCTGGGTCGTTTCCTACCATGAATCCAGACATGATGGCTTTACTGTACTCAGAAGGGAAAAACAGCGGCGTAAAACCTACTGCTGAAGTTCTGTTCTACCTGATCATGATTCTGCACAAACTGGTTCATTTGACAGAGCATTGAACCGATGAATGCCGGCATCCAGTGCAACAGAGTGTGGACCTTcttggcattttttttgtaccacGAGTCATTAAATCAGGACGGTGTGGAGATGGTCCGCAGGAGAGATGTCATGGCTGTTGAACCCGCCGAGCCGAGTGTGGGGAACTCGAAATGCACCCTGCGAAATAGATGTTATCAATGAATACAAATGGCTTTTATTTCCTGTAGAGCCGAGCGATCATGAAATTCTGCGGTTGCCGATGTTTGTCAGATGAAAGAGAAGCGTAAACTAGCAGGAAGGAAGTCGAGCAGGGCGATCAAGATCAACAGGATGCAAGACATACGGCAAGAATGCACGATGAAAGTGGCAAACAAGGCAGGTACACTGAGCTATAATGGGTTCTGGTGGAGCTGGTGATAGTTCAATGTGAAGTGCACaatgtttaaatgttcattACACGTCGGTTCTCCCAGTTGTCTGCAGCTTGTCACTGATGGGCTCACACTGCAAATATTTAGCACGGCTAAAGTGCGTCGTCGACTACTGCGTCGACGGAGCCTCCCGTTATGAACAGCACGGTGACGTTGACATTTCAGCAGGCTAACATTTGGTAGCTGTCCAAAGAAGCACGGCCGATCGCCGTCGGTTAAGGTTGTTCGGCCGACAACGACAGTATTTGGACAATGGTCCAATTTCATGCGAATGCATCCAACGGCTGTGGCGATAAATTTCACTCGAAGACCCAAAGGTGAACTCGCCAGAGGAAGAGTCGGGGCTTCACCGCAGTCGTCATTGTAGCCCGTCATACCCGACCTGACCAGATGCCCGGGTGACCCTCCCACCCCTGGAGTCATGCCGCTGGCGATGCTGGGACGATCACTACTGGACAAAAGCCGGCGGAGCCCCTTGCACCTGCCACGACGGGGCCGAAAACAGAGAATCCCTCGACCGCGCTTGCGTCGCAGTCTGCACAAGTGGTTGCGCAACCTGGTGTTTTTGGCCCCGGTGGGAGCGGTACTGGGTCTGGGTTAGGGTAAGGCCTGTTCACACAGATGGCCGAGTCTGCATTCTGACTGAGGCCTGTTGACGCAGGTGGGTGCTGCGGTTTCTTTTTTGCGTTCATACGTCTTCTTGTCTGTCCGTCGTGTCGTGGGTGCTGCGTGCGTCGATGCAGGAACTATGTATtatccccatttttttttctttctttaaatatatatttagcatcgctgacacgtgtgtgtgtgtgtgtgtgtgtgtgtgtgtgtgtgtgtgtgtgtgtgtgtgtgtgtgtgtgtgtgtgtgtgtgtgtgtgtgtgtgtgtgtgtgtgtgtgtgtgtgtgtgtgtgtgtgtgtgtgtgtgtgtgtgtgtgtgtgtgtgtgtgtgtgtgtgtgtgtgtattttaggCAGGTTTTGCGTTTctgccatttgtttttgaataCTTGACTGTATTAAAACTGCTCTAGGATGAACAGAAATGATTTGGTTCGCTTTGGAAAAGGCACAATTTTAAGTTTGTTGATAATGGGCTGAGACGTTAATAAATCTTTAGTCTCaggtctcctctctcctccaggtggCGGCTGGACAGACCCGGAGTTGGCAGACTTTGAGCTGCTGGTGATCATGAGTGCCACCGTTGAGCCCACCTCCGCCACCTGCCAGGTGCGGACATCCTACCTCCCGGACGAGATCCTCTGGGGCTACGAGTTCCCCCCCGTCGTCTCCCTGTCCCCCTCCGGAAAGTACGTGGCTGACTTTGCCTTCTTCGACAAGGTGGCCAAAACCAAAATGCCGCCCCTCTTCAAGCAGGCCCTGCCGCCGAGCCGGCCATCGCCGACGTCCCGTTGTCACGGCAGCAAGGAGGACGGGGCGGACCCGGAGAAGCTGAGGCTGGAGGAAAACTTCAGGGGGGAGGAGCGGGGCCGCGACAGGGGACGCATGAGAGACAGCAGCCCGTTGAGTGTGCGCATAAGCAATGTCTGAAGAAGGAGAGGCAGGAAGAGGCTGCGGAAAGTTGATATGAAACTCACACAGAaggcaaagacagagaaaaatagaACCAAGTCTTACTCTCACGTACAACCTTTCCCCCCCACTCCCACACACCACTCTCTGCCTACGCAAATTCAAATCGTGGGACACACGGCAGGAAGTAAAGCACCTGGGGATCCTctcgctgcacacacacacacacacacaaacacacacaccaaccaaaCGCCCACGCGATGCACCCATGTGCTCCTGTTGCTGCAAGTCTGCAGAGAAGATGCTGAAGATGGCCGCCGCCCACCTCCGAGGGAGCGAGTTCGCAGACCCGACGTGCGCAAGTGTACAGCGCGGCATCAGTTCATCCACGCAAAGACGTATTCTTTTGTTTCACCTTCgattctcttcttttctctcgcGGACAGGCCTCGGTTCGCCGTCACCGGCGGATCCTGAAGCGGCCGCGAGATCTCATCAGGTCATTTCTGTGTGTcgaatttttcctttttaaagttTCGCGACTTCACTCACCCAGATCCCAATTGAAACTTGTTCCGAGACACTTTGAGCGGTATGTGTCTCATGCTCGGACCAAGACGCGACggcaaaattgaaaaatatatatatatatatatatatctcgatTTCTGCAGTGAAGTTCAACGTCCGGTGTGGACGTTCCTCTCTTCACCGGATCACAGCACTGGTTTTCCCCCCCTCCGTTCATTAAATACCCAATAAGGGTTATGAAAATTCCGGaaccatattatttttttaacaacggACTTTAAAGGAATGTATTATATTTGATGGAGCAGGTAGTTTCTAACGACACCATTACTTGTTACGCCTGAAAATATTGTGCTCTCTGATATGAACGGCCTCGTTTACTGGGAGTAAATATGTTTAGCAATGTTACTAAACGCACTTTAACTTGAAAGAAAAGTGGC
This region of Scophthalmus maximus strain ysfricsl-2021 chromosome 12, ASM2237912v1, whole genome shotgun sequence genomic DNA includes:
- the kcnj10a gene encoding ATP-sensitive inward rectifier potassium channel 10 isoform X2, with amino-acid sequence MFKAPTMTSATPPSSEDSSPQKVCHSQTQTDITKPLLGSTGPPGGAGAGAGGGGGTGPGGPCALRRRRRVLSKDGRSNVRIEHISGRGALYLRDLWTTFLDMQWRYKFFLFSATFAGTWFVFGVLWYLVALVHGDLLEFDPPSNHTPCVMEVKTLTGAFLFSLESQTTIGYGFRCITEECPAAIILLIFQLVITMVMEIFITGTFLAKVARPKKRGETVKFSQHAVVSNYEGHPCLMIRVANMRKSLLLGCQVTGKLLQTSLTKEGETVRLDQRNVPFQVDTSSDSPFLIIPLTFYHIIDDNSPLRNWAAKGLLSPPGGGWTDPELADFELLVIMSATVEPTSATCQVRTSYLPDEILWGYEFPPVVSLSPSGKYVADFAFFDKVAKTKMPPLFKQALPPSRPSPTSRCHGSKEDGADPEKLRLEENFRGEERGRDRGRMRDSSPLSVRISNV
- the kcnj10a gene encoding ATP-sensitive inward rectifier potassium channel 10 isoform X3 — translated: MFKAPTMTSATPPSSEDSSPQKVCHSQTQTDITKPLLGSTGPPGGAGAGAGGGGGTGPGGPCALRRRRRVLSKDGRSNVRIEHISGRGALYLRDLWTTFLDMQWRYKFFLFSATFAGTWFVFGVLWYLVALVHGDLLEFDPPSNHTPCVMEVKTLTGAFLFSLESQTTIGYGFRCITEECPAAIILLIFQLVITMVMEIFITGTFLAKVARPKKRGETVKFSQHAVVSNYEGHPCLMIRVANMRKSLLLGCQVTGKLLQTSLTKEGETVRLDQRNVPFQVDTSSDSPFLIIPLTFYHIIDDNSPLRNWAAKGGGWTDPELADFELLVIMSATVEPTSATCQVRTSYLPDEILWGYEFPPVVSLSPSGKYVADFAFFDKVAKTKMPPLFKQALPPSRPSPTSRCHGSKEDGADPEKLRLEENFRGEERGRDRGRMRDSSPLSVRISNV
- the kcnj10a gene encoding ATP-sensitive inward rectifier potassium channel 10 isoform X1; translated protein: MFKAPTMTSATPPSSEDSSPQKVCHSQTQTDITKPLLGSTGPPGGAGAGAGGGGGTGPGGPCALRRRRRVLSKDGRSNVRIEHISGRGALYLRDLWTTFLDMQWRYKFFLFSATFAGTWFVFGVLWYLVALVHGDLLEFDPPSNHTPCVMEVKTLTGAFLFSLESQTTIGYGFRCITEECPAAIILLIFQLVITMVMEIFITGTFLAKVARPKKRGETVKFSQHAVVSNYEGHPCLMIRVANMRKSLLLGCQVTGKLLQTSLTKEGETVRLDQRNVPFQVDTSSDSPFLIIPLTFYHIIDDNSPLRNWAAKVSGLLSPPGGGWTDPELADFELLVIMSATVEPTSATCQVRTSYLPDEILWGYEFPPVVSLSPSGKYVADFAFFDKVAKTKMPPLFKQALPPSRPSPTSRCHGSKEDGADPEKLRLEENFRGEERGRDRGRMRDSSPLSVRISNV